One Streptomyces sp. ML-6 genomic region harbors:
- a CDS encoding DUF952 domain-containing protein → MAELLLHLTEGPLWEAARGIGTYEMSTRGRTLHEEGFIHCSLPHQLAGVAEMLYGAGSGAGAGDQELVVLVIDPDRLPAPVRYESVPPGGEEFPHIYGPVPVDAVVEVRPWPDKEGDPA, encoded by the coding sequence ATGGCCGAACTGCTGCTGCACCTCACCGAAGGGCCCTTGTGGGAGGCGGCCCGCGGGATCGGGACGTACGAGATGTCCACCCGCGGCCGCACCCTGCACGAAGAGGGCTTCATCCACTGCTCGTTGCCGCACCAGCTCGCCGGCGTGGCCGAGATGCTGTACGGCGCCGGGAGCGGGGCCGGGGCGGGTGACCAGGAACTCGTGGTCCTCGTCATCGACCCCGACCGGCTCCCGGCGCCCGTGCGGTACGAGTCCGTCCCGCCCGGCGGCGAGGAGTTCCCGCACATCTACGGGCCCGTCCCGGTGGACGCGGTCGTGGAAGTGCGCCCCTGGCCGGACAAGGAAGGTGACCCCGCATGA